A stretch of Procambarus clarkii isolate CNS0578487 chromosome 80, FALCON_Pclarkii_2.0, whole genome shotgun sequence DNA encodes these proteins:
- the LOC123746328 gene encoding putative uncharacterized protein DDB_G0271982 isoform X2 codes for MDDLVVEKLGKAVNGGENGTSGAPSQTDLLKLLASGSAGGLGGCHGGLGGLGSLAAAAQARQNGSMIRSYEALLQGPSAGRLAPQAVALPGPTRRRKKKRRRQPDMPKKACTPFMHFCAYFKRKLMEEGKEFPQFADFGKRAGELWRNMGDVEKQKFVELSEQDRQRYIKDMKEYEERKLAEKERERELQQQREKELQVLREKELEKLQKQQREQMEHQQKQIEHHQKHQQQNQSAGMLNLLNQLNPLNPLMIAAMNQTLMQTMLTNPDLMKSMYSEAARSYYVETMKNIYQSASSQANGNNVPVSSSGGHASLSDHQSHLSSSPLSSLGMNINLLSLLNSGQLSAVPTSTASSTASSPLSKTPSALKASPSSLLGSSNSLAAAALDLSAARPKNF; via the exons ATGGACGACCTGGTTGTTGAGAAGCTCGGCAAGGCTGTCAATGG TGGAGAGAATGGGACGAGTGGTGCCCCATCACAGACGGACCTGCTCAAGCTGCTGGCAAGTGGCAGTGCTGGGGGTCTTGGGGGGTGCCATGGGGGTCTGGGGGGCTTGGGGAGTCTAGCAGCTGCTGCTCAGGCTAGACAGAATGGCAGCATGATTCGATCTTATGAGGCACTGCTACAGGGTCCATCTGCTGGACGGTTGGCTCCTCAAGCAGTTGCACTTCCGGGGCCTACACGTAGACGTAAGAAGAAGAGGCGTAGGCAACCAGACATGCCCAAGAAAGCTTGTACTCCATTCATGCATTTTTGTGCATATTTTAAACGAAAACTAATGGAAGAAGGAAAGGAGTTCCCACAGTTTGCAGACTTTGGCAAAAGAGCAGGGGAATTGTGGCGAAACATGGGCGATGTTGAGAAGCAAAAATTTGTTGAGCTTTCCGAGCAGGATCGCCAGAGATATATTAAAGATATGAAAGAATACGAGGAGCGAAAGTTAGCAGAGAAAGAACGAGAAAGGGAGCTTCAACAACAAAGAGAGAAAGAATTGCAGGTTCTCAGGGAGAAAGAGTTGGAGAAATTACAAAAACAGCAGCGAGAGCAGATGGAGCATCAGCAAAAGCAAATTGAACACCACCAAAAGCATCAACAACAAAATCAGAGTGCTGGTATGCTGAACTTGTTAAATCAATTAAACCCACTGAATCCCTTGATGATTGCTGCCATGAATCAGACTCTAATGCAGACAATGTTGACCAACCCTGACCTGATGAAATCTATGTATTCAGAGGCAGCTCGGAGCTACTATGTAGAAACAATGAAGAACATTTACCAGAGTGCGAGTTCACAAGCCAATGGTAACAATGTGCCTGTTAGCAGCAGTGGGGGCCATGCTAGTTTAAGTGATCACCAGAGCCACTTATCATCAAGCCCTTTGAGTTCTCTGGGCATGAATATCAATCTGCTGTCCCTGTTGAATTCTGGTCAACTATCAGCTGTACCCACCTCTACAGCATCGTCTACTGCTAGCTCCCCCTTATCCAAGACCCCCTCAGCCCTCAAGGCATCCCCCTCATCTCTCCTAGGCAGCTCCAACAGCCTGGCCGCAGCTGCTCTGGACCTCTCTGCAGCAAGGCCAA AAAACTTCTAG
- the LOC123746328 gene encoding putative uncharacterized protein DDB_G0271982 isoform X1 codes for MDDLVVEKLGKAVNGGENGTSGAPSQTDLLKLLASGSAGGLGGCHGGLGGLGSLAAAAQARQNGSMIRSYEALLQGPSAGRLAPQAVALPGPTRRRKKKRRRQPDMPKKACTPFMHFCAYFKRKLMEEGKEFPQFADFGKRAGELWRNMGDVEKQKFVELSEQDRQRYIKDMKEYEERKLAEKERERELQQQREKELQVLREKELEKLQKQQREQMEHQQKQIEHHQKHQQQNQSAGMLNLLNQLNPLNPLMIAAMNQTLMQTMLTNPDLMKSMYSEAARSYYVETMKNIYQSASSQANGNNVPVSSSGGHASLSDHQSHLSSSPLSSLGMNINLLSLLNSGQLSAVPTSTASSTASSPLSKTPSALKASPSSLLGSSNSLAAAALDLSAARPSEGKGACSSDEENF; via the exons ATGGACGACCTGGTTGTTGAGAAGCTCGGCAAGGCTGTCAATGG TGGAGAGAATGGGACGAGTGGTGCCCCATCACAGACGGACCTGCTCAAGCTGCTGGCAAGTGGCAGTGCTGGGGGTCTTGGGGGGTGCCATGGGGGTCTGGGGGGCTTGGGGAGTCTAGCAGCTGCTGCTCAGGCTAGACAGAATGGCAGCATGATTCGATCTTATGAGGCACTGCTACAGGGTCCATCTGCTGGACGGTTGGCTCCTCAAGCAGTTGCACTTCCGGGGCCTACACGTAGACGTAAGAAGAAGAGGCGTAGGCAACCAGACATGCCCAAGAAAGCTTGTACTCCATTCATGCATTTTTGTGCATATTTTAAACGAAAACTAATGGAAGAAGGAAAGGAGTTCCCACAGTTTGCAGACTTTGGCAAAAGAGCAGGGGAATTGTGGCGAAACATGGGCGATGTTGAGAAGCAAAAATTTGTTGAGCTTTCCGAGCAGGATCGCCAGAGATATATTAAAGATATGAAAGAATACGAGGAGCGAAAGTTAGCAGAGAAAGAACGAGAAAGGGAGCTTCAACAACAAAGAGAGAAAGAATTGCAGGTTCTCAGGGAGAAAGAGTTGGAGAAATTACAAAAACAGCAGCGAGAGCAGATGGAGCATCAGCAAAAGCAAATTGAACACCACCAAAAGCATCAACAACAAAATCAGAGTGCTGGTATGCTGAACTTGTTAAATCAATTAAACCCACTGAATCCCTTGATGATTGCTGCCATGAATCAGACTCTAATGCAGACAATGTTGACCAACCCTGACCTGATGAAATCTATGTATTCAGAGGCAGCTCGGAGCTACTATGTAGAAACAATGAAGAACATTTACCAGAGTGCGAGTTCACAAGCCAATGGTAACAATGTGCCTGTTAGCAGCAGTGGGGGCCATGCTAGTTTAAGTGATCACCAGAGCCACTTATCATCAAGCCCTTTGAGTTCTCTGGGCATGAATATCAATCTGCTGTCCCTGTTGAATTCTGGTCAACTATCAGCTGTACCCACCTCTACAGCATCGTCTACTGCTAGCTCCCCCTTATCCAAGACCCCCTCAGCCCTCAAGGCATCCCCCTCATCTCTCCTAGGCAGCTCCAACAGCCTGGCCGCAGCTGCTCTGGACCTCTCTGCAGCAAGGCCAAGTGAGGGCAAGGGTGCCTGTAGTAGCGATGAAG AAAACTTCTAG